One genomic region from Branchiostoma lanceolatum isolate klBraLanc5 chromosome 7, klBraLanc5.hap2, whole genome shotgun sequence encodes:
- the LOC136438862 gene encoding uncharacterized protein, which produces MGCSPSRGYVRDGSGTERERGRRIFRRPKVSIRVGPAVRPLRDDEPRIVFIFGGPGSRKGIVIDRLIQMYGFVLLSAEDLILHQLPKRVSHAIDVRNTHGMSSLLREDPSHLTLDWVLKLMGDRIFADTEKHFLIDMVPNLKFLLKVKSFMKDCTAEMEEFEEHHPCAFALNLAIPEDRVLKQVEEALCKKKQADNMPEVDQQQTDEMDTSRTRRRHELYQSSVRAFLDYFHQTERVVTVDVSCGIPDLIWERVQSFFGEMDFRPRRPVKTVVLFVLEEEDLKGIELAKYGIVKVNLNTLSGDDGCYGSDKLLKALHDYMQGLSQDTENFAVTLAGSCIVQSRKNSLHNKGIVFCDLTDGVHLEDYMCPINPRRKKSLMRKKSVALRPLKAVTSTTTLSCLFQRDIDTELCRQIAVCLAGHYEF; this is translated from the exons ATGGGCTGCTCACCCAGCCGGGGCTACGTACGAGACGGTAGCGGGACCGAGCGGGAGCGGGGACGGAGGATCTTCCGCCGGCCCAAGGTGAGCATCCGCGTGGGGCCCGCGGTCAGGCCGCTGCGGGACGACGAGCCCAGGATCGTCTTCATCTTCGGCGGGCCCG GTTCTAGGAAAGGCATCGTGATCGACCGCCTGATCCAGATGTACGGCTTCGTCCTCCTGTCCGCTGAGGACCTCATCTTGCACCAGCTCCCCAAGCGAGTCTCGCACGCGATTGACGTCCGGAACACGCACGGCATGTCCAGCCTGCTCCGCGAGGACCCTTCGCACCTCACCCTGGACTGGGTCCTCAAGCTCATGGGCGACAGGATATTCGCCGACACGGAGAAACACTTCTTGATCGACATGGTGCCAAACCTGAAGTTCCTCCTGAAGGTGAAGAGCTTCATGAAGGACTGCACGGCGGAGATGGAGGAGTTCGAGGAGCACCACCCCTGTGCCTTTGCCCTGAACCTGGCCATTCCCGAGGACCGCGTGCTGAAGCAGGTCGAGGAGGCCCTGTGTAAGAAGAAGCAGGCCGACAACATGCCCGAGGTGGACCAACAGCAGACTGACGAAATGGACACGTCGCGGACTCGGCGGAGACACGAGCTCTACCAGAGCAGCGTGAGAGCATTTCTGGACTACTTTCATCAAACGGAGCGAGTGGTGACTGTCGACGTGTCCTGCGGCATACCGGACCTAATCTGGGAGAGGGTGCAATCATTTTTTGGTGAGATGGACTTCCGGCCGAGAAGACCTGTGAAGACTGTGGTACTTTTTGTGTTAGAGGAGGAAGACCTGAAAGGAATTGAGCTTGCAAAGTATGGCATCGTTAAG GTGAACCTTAATACACTGTCAGGTGACGATGGATGTTACGGCTCCGACAAACTTCTCAAGGCGTTGCACGACTACATGCAGGGACTTTCCCAAGATACAGAGAACTTCGCAG TCACGCTGGCAGGGAGCTGCATTGTCCAAAGCAGGAAGAACAGCCTTCACAACAAAG GCATCGTGTTCTGCGACCTGACCGACGGGGTTCACCTCGAGGACTACATGTGTCCGATAAACCCTCGCAGAAAGAAGAGCCTCATGAGGAAAAAGAGCGTCGCTCTAAGGCCGTTAAAGGCAGTGACTTCCACCACGACTCTGTCCTGCCTCTTCCAGAGGGACATTGATACAGAACTGTGTCGACAGATTGCTGTGTGTTTAGCGGGACATTATGAATTTTGA